In the genome of bacterium, the window CAGAAACTCTGGATGAAGCTGGCCCACGCTTTGGGCTGGTTCAACACGCGGCTGCTTCTGATCCTGGTGTTCTACCTGGTGCTCACCCCGGTGGGACTGCTGATGAGATTGTTCGGCAAGCGGCCGCTGTCGCTGGGCTGGGACAAGGACGCCCCCTCCTACTGGATCGAGCGCGAGAAGAAGCCTTTCGACCCGGCCCAGTGTGAGAAGCATTTTTAAGTCGGGGCAGTTCCGCAATCTCCGATTTATTCCGACCGGTTTAGATCCTGGAAGAGCGTTTACATCCGTAATACCCCGAGTCCAACTGGTAGCATCGAATACTGGATTAAGGAACAGGCCGTGAAAGCCGACATGAAAATCCTGAACATCCTCGAACGGTCCCAGGCCGGGCACTCCCCAACACGAGAGGAATGCCGCGTTCTGCTGGAGTGTCGGCCTGTTTCGGCAGAGGCCGGTTTCCTGCGTGCGGTGGCCGATACGGTCTCGCGCTGTCGCTTTGGCAACGCGTCGATCATCCTGGGCCAGATCGGGGTCGAGATCGAAGCCTGCCCAGGGGGCTGCAAGTTCTGCAGTTTCGGCGAGGGCCACACCGCGTTTGTCCCAAGCCAGATGTCGCAGGCCGAGGTCCTGGCTGGGGCGCTCGATTTCACCGCTGG includes:
- a CDS encoding SxtJ family membrane protein — encoded protein: QKLWMKLAHALGWFNTRLLLILVFYLVLTPVGLLMRLFGKRPLSLGWDKDAPSYWIEREKKPFDPAQCEKHF